In a genomic window of Microterricola viridarii:
- the prfB gene encoding peptide chain release factor 2 — protein sequence MIELDISEQIAALRSTFGDIRAVLDVDAITADIARLSEAAGAPDLWDDTDNAQKVTSALSHRQSELAKITSIGSRLDDLEVLVELANEAGDDESAQEARAELASLQKLMGELEVQTLLDGEFDPSPAVVTIRAGAGGVDAADFAEMLMRMYLRWAEKHKYPVRVLDTSYAEEAGIKSTTFEVDAPYAFGTLSVEAGTHRLVRMSPFGAAGKRQTSFAAVEVVPLIEQAQSVDVPEADIRIDVFRSSGPGGQSVNTTDSAVRITHLPTGIVVSCQNEKSQIQNRAAALRVLQSRLLLLQREQEAATKKEFAGNITASWGDQMRSYVLAPYQMVKDLRTDYEVNNPSNVFDGDLDGFISAGIRWRKGAH from the coding sequence TTTTGGCGACATTCGCGCCGTGCTCGACGTGGACGCCATCACCGCCGACATCGCTCGCCTGAGTGAGGCGGCCGGTGCCCCCGACCTCTGGGACGACACCGACAACGCCCAGAAGGTGACCAGCGCGCTCAGCCACCGCCAGTCGGAGCTCGCCAAGATCACCAGCATCGGCAGCCGGCTGGACGACCTCGAGGTGCTCGTCGAGCTCGCCAACGAGGCCGGCGACGACGAGAGCGCCCAGGAGGCGCGCGCCGAACTGGCCAGCCTGCAGAAGCTGATGGGCGAGCTCGAGGTGCAGACGCTGCTCGACGGCGAGTTCGACCCGAGCCCGGCCGTCGTCACGATCCGCGCCGGCGCCGGCGGCGTCGACGCCGCCGACTTCGCCGAGATGCTGATGCGCATGTACCTGCGCTGGGCCGAGAAGCACAAGTACCCGGTGCGCGTGCTCGACACCAGCTACGCCGAGGAGGCCGGCATCAAGTCGACCACCTTCGAGGTCGACGCCCCCTACGCCTTCGGCACCCTGAGCGTGGAAGCCGGCACCCACCGCCTGGTGCGGATGTCGCCCTTCGGCGCCGCGGGCAAGCGCCAGACGAGCTTCGCCGCCGTCGAGGTGGTTCCGCTGATCGAGCAGGCCCAGTCGGTCGACGTGCCGGAGGCGGACATCCGCATCGACGTGTTCCGCTCCAGTGGCCCCGGCGGCCAGTCGGTGAACACGACCGACTCCGCCGTGCGCATCACCCACCTGCCGACCGGCATCGTCGTCAGCTGCCAGAACGAGAAGAGCCAGATCCAGAACCGCGCGGCCGCGCTGCGCGTTCTGCAGTCGCGCCTGCTCCTGCTGCAGCGCGAGCAGGAGGCCGCCACGAAGAAGGAGTTCGCCGGCAACATCACGGCCAGCTGGGGCGACCAGATGCGCAGCTACGTGCTCGCGCCGTACCAAATGGTCAAGGACCTGCGCACCGACTACGAGGTCAACAACCCGAGCAACGTGTTCGACGGCGACCTGGACGGGTTCATCTCCGCCGGCATCCGCTGGCGCAAGGGTGCCCACTAG
- the ftsE gene encoding cell division ATP-binding protein FtsE, which yields MIRFDHVTKKYPGTSRPALNAIDLEILRGEFVFLIGASGSGKSSCLRLVLKEEKPSTGSIHVLGQDLGTISNRKIPYFRRNLGVVFQDFRLLPNKTVYDNVAFTLQVIGKSRGYIQEAVPDTLKMVGLDGKAQRYPHELSGGEQQRVAIARAIVNKPQVLLADEPTGNLDPTTSTGIMTLLERINAGGTTVMMATHEAAIVDQMQRRVIELSAGTIVRDERHGGYATSAVPILAVGPESVAAAAPATSAVPTSTMSQPLYVEPEFNDEVTDAAAAVTAAAQAVQPAPAAPPAPMTGSMIRPLLPVARHEVPEQLGLAEKLGLRGPGENNDQSNAQEVGPTK from the coding sequence ATGATTCGCTTTGACCACGTCACCAAGAAATACCCGGGAACCTCACGGCCGGCGCTGAACGCGATCGACCTTGAGATTCTCCGGGGCGAATTCGTCTTCCTCATCGGCGCGTCAGGCTCGGGCAAATCCAGCTGCCTGCGGCTCGTGCTGAAAGAGGAGAAACCGAGCACCGGCAGCATCCACGTGCTCGGCCAAGACCTGGGAACAATCTCCAACCGCAAGATCCCGTACTTCCGGCGCAACCTCGGCGTCGTCTTCCAGGACTTCCGGCTGCTGCCGAACAAGACCGTCTACGACAACGTGGCGTTCACGCTGCAGGTCATCGGCAAGTCGCGCGGCTACATCCAGGAGGCCGTGCCGGACACGCTGAAGATGGTCGGCCTCGACGGCAAGGCCCAGCGCTACCCGCATGAGCTCTCCGGCGGTGAGCAGCAGCGTGTCGCCATCGCCCGCGCCATCGTGAACAAGCCGCAGGTGCTGCTCGCCGACGAGCCGACGGGAAACCTCGACCCGACGACCAGCACCGGCATCATGACCCTGCTCGAGCGCATCAACGCCGGCGGAACCACGGTCATGATGGCCACGCACGAGGCGGCCATCGTCGACCAGATGCAGCGCCGCGTGATCGAGCTGAGCGCCGGAACCATCGTGCGCGATGAGCGCCACGGCGGCTACGCCACGAGCGCGGTGCCGATCCTGGCCGTCGGCCCCGAGTCCGTCGCCGCGGCCGCGCCCGCCACGAGCGCCGTGCCGACCAGCACCATGTCGCAGCCGCTCTACGTCGAGCCCGAGTTCAATGACGAGGTGACGGATGCCGCGGCCGCCGTCACTGCCGCGGCCCAGGCCGTGCAGCCGGCCCCCGCCGCGCCGCCCGCCCCGATGACGGGCAGCATGATCCGGCCGCTGCTGCCGGTGGCCAGGCACGAGGTGCCAGAACAACTGGGTCTCGCCGAGAAGCTGGGCCTCCGCGGCCCGGGCGAGAACAACGATCAGAGCAATGCACAAGAAGTGGGGCCGACGAAATGA
- the ftsX gene encoding permease-like cell division protein FtsX, protein MRLGLVLGEAANGLRRNASMVVSVVLVTFISLTFVGVAVLMQMQISQMKSVWYDKAQVAVYLCTDISPGESCAGGEATQEQIDAVEAQLDSAVLSPFIDKWFFESHEEAFKNFQKQFEGNPVTEYVTADQLNQTFWVNLIDPSNAAVLSESLGTMPGVETVTDQRRYLDQIFSVLNAASYTAIGIAALMLIAAVLLIATTIRLSAFSRRREIGIMRLVGASNRFIQTPFVLEGVFAALLGSLLAGGAVVGIVHFFVQGYLGSAMQFTSFVDVKDALVVVPILLVVGAVLAAFSANFAISRYLKV, encoded by the coding sequence ATGAGACTCGGTCTGGTACTCGGCGAGGCCGCCAACGGCCTGCGCCGCAACGCGTCGATGGTGGTCTCCGTCGTCCTCGTCACATTCATCTCGCTGACCTTCGTCGGCGTGGCCGTGCTCATGCAGATGCAGATCTCGCAGATGAAGAGCGTCTGGTACGACAAAGCGCAGGTCGCCGTCTACCTCTGCACCGACATCTCGCCGGGGGAGTCCTGCGCCGGCGGTGAGGCGACCCAGGAGCAGATCGACGCGGTCGAGGCGCAGCTGGACTCCGCCGTGCTCTCGCCCTTCATCGACAAGTGGTTCTTCGAGTCGCACGAGGAGGCGTTCAAGAACTTCCAGAAGCAGTTCGAGGGCAACCCCGTCACCGAGTACGTCACGGCCGACCAGCTCAACCAGACGTTCTGGGTGAACCTGATCGACCCGTCCAACGCCGCCGTGCTCTCCGAGAGCCTCGGCACGATGCCGGGCGTGGAGACCGTCACCGACCAGCGGCGCTATCTCGACCAGATCTTCTCGGTGCTGAATGCGGCCAGTTACACCGCCATCGGCATCGCGGCGCTCATGCTGATCGCCGCCGTGCTGCTGATCGCCACCACCATCCGGCTCTCGGCGTTCTCCCGGCGGCGGGAGATCGGCATCATGCGCCTGGTTGGAGCGTCGAACCGGTTCATCCAGACGCCGTTCGTGCTGGAGGGCGTCTTCGCCGCCCTGCTCGGCTCCCTGCTGGCCGGCGGCGCGGTGGTGGGCATCGTTCACTTCTTCGTGCAGGGCTACCTCGGCAGCGCGATGCAGTTCACCAGCTTCGTCGACGTCAAGGACGCCCTCGTGGTGGTGCCGATCCTGCTCGTCGTCGGCGCCGTGCTTGCCGCCTTCTCGGCCAACTTCGCCATCTCCAGGTATCTGAAGGTCTAG